The following coding sequences are from one Streptomyces sp. NBC_00536 window:
- a CDS encoding sugar phosphate isomerase/epimerase family protein has translation MAEPVRIPDAKVALSTASVYPESTATAFEIAARLGYDGVEVMVWTDPVSQDIEALRRLSDHHQVPILAIHAPCLLITQRVWSTDPWTKLQRAQAAAEKLGASTVVVHPPFRWQRQYSREFVSGIWRMADETDVRFAVENMYPWRYRDREMLAYAPEWDVTKDDYRHFTVDLSHTATARTDATAMIDRMGDRLAHVHLADGNGSAKDEHLVPGRGTQPCAELLDRLARTGFDGHVVIEVNTRRAMSAAEREADLAEALAFTRLHLASAGTGPGTGAAARVPRR, from the coding sequence GTGGCAGAACCAGTGCGCATCCCGGACGCGAAAGTCGCCCTCTCCACCGCCTCCGTCTACCCGGAGTCCACGGCGACCGCCTTCGAGATCGCCGCGCGCCTCGGCTACGACGGCGTAGAGGTGATGGTCTGGACGGACCCGGTCAGCCAGGACATCGAGGCCCTGCGCCGCCTCTCGGACCACCACCAGGTCCCGATCCTCGCGATCCACGCCCCCTGCCTCCTGATCACGCAGCGCGTCTGGTCCACCGACCCGTGGACCAAGCTCCAGCGCGCCCAGGCCGCCGCCGAGAAGCTCGGCGCGAGCACGGTCGTCGTGCACCCGCCGTTCCGCTGGCAGCGCCAGTACTCCCGGGAGTTCGTCTCCGGCATCTGGCGGATGGCCGACGAGACCGACGTCCGTTTCGCGGTCGAGAACATGTACCCCTGGCGCTACCGCGACCGCGAGATGCTCGCGTACGCCCCCGAGTGGGACGTCACCAAGGACGACTACCGGCACTTCACGGTCGACCTGTCCCACACCGCGACGGCCCGTACGGACGCCACCGCGATGATCGACCGGATGGGCGACCGCCTCGCCCACGTCCACCTCGCCGACGGAAACGGTTCCGCCAAGGACGAGCACCTCGTCCCCGGCCGCGGCACCCAGCCGTGCGCCGAACTGCTGGACCGCCTCGCCCGTACCGGCTTCGACGGCCACGTCGTCATCGAGGTCAACACCCGCCGCGCGATGTCCGCCGCCGAGCGCGAGGCGGACCTCGCCGAGGCCCTCGCCTTCACCCGCCTCCACCTGGCCAGCGCGGGCACCGGCCCCGGCACCGGCGCCGCCGCCAGGGTCCCGCGCCGATGA
- a CDS encoding Ppx/GppA phosphatase family protein — translation MRLGVLDVGSNTIHLLVVDAHPGARPQPAHSHKVELRLAELLDERGAVSPEGVERLVAVIAGAAQAAEDKGCEDVLPFATSAVREATNADEVLTRVREETGVDLQVLSGADEARLTFLAVRRWFGWSAGKLMVLDIGGGSLEIASGIDEDPDTAVSLPLGAGRLTAGWLPGDPPDPADIKALRRHVRAQIARTVGEFSRSGAPDHVVATSKTFRSLARIAGAARSADGLFVQRELSRKSLAEWVPRLTEMTTTQRAALPGVSEGRAAQLLAGAMVAEAAMDLFGVDDLEICPWALREGIILRRLDHLPT, via the coding sequence ATGAGACTCGGTGTCCTTGACGTGGGTTCGAACACGATCCACCTGCTGGTGGTGGATGCGCACCCCGGCGCGCGCCCCCAGCCGGCGCACTCGCACAAGGTGGAACTGCGCCTGGCGGAGCTCCTCGACGAGCGCGGCGCGGTCAGCCCCGAAGGCGTGGAGCGGCTCGTCGCGGTGATCGCGGGCGCCGCCCAGGCCGCCGAGGACAAGGGCTGCGAGGACGTCCTGCCCTTCGCCACCAGCGCGGTGCGGGAGGCGACGAACGCCGACGAGGTACTGACCCGGGTCCGCGAGGAGACCGGCGTCGACCTCCAGGTCCTCAGCGGCGCCGACGAGGCCCGGCTGACCTTCCTGGCCGTACGCCGCTGGTTCGGCTGGTCGGCGGGCAAGCTGATGGTGCTCGACATCGGCGGCGGCTCCCTGGAAATCGCCTCCGGCATCGACGAGGACCCCGACACCGCCGTGTCCCTGCCGCTCGGCGCGGGCCGCCTCACCGCGGGCTGGCTCCCCGGCGACCCGCCGGACCCGGCGGACATCAAGGCCCTGCGCCGGCACGTACGGGCGCAGATCGCCCGGACGGTCGGCGAGTTCAGCCGATCGGGCGCGCCGGACCACGTCGTGGCCACCTCCAAGACCTTCCGGTCGCTGGCCCGGATCGCGGGCGCGGCCCGCTCGGCGGACGGCCTGTTCGTCCAGCGGGAACTGAGCCGCAAGTCCCTGGCGGAGTGGGTGCCGCGGCTGACGGAGATGACCACGACCCAGCGCGCGGCCCTCCCCGGCGTCTCGGAAGGCCGCGCCGCGCAGCTGCTGGCCGGGGCGATGGTGGCCGAAGCCGCCATGGACCTCTTCGGTGTCGACGACCTGGAAATCTGCCCCTGGGCCCTCCGTGAAGGCATCATCCTCCGCCGCCTGGACCACCTCCCCACCTAA
- a CDS encoding BACON domain-containing protein — MNSSNHGTPATRTGAHRAHGRTLPEGEQAPSSRHEPYLDGLFTYCLSVLCDHDTATDVLGEVLAVAERHPGRCPDEGDRRAWLYALARWACLRRLAEQRRTRHAPGGAHTARRAPEHTASGRAPGAATRPGDGRVTGDGRAPAGPTAPAAPADLLDVNAYRRTELARLAWPEAAGTTPEQREALELAVRHRLTVTELAAVLGTPAAAARDLLTGAACEVERTRAALAVVETGNCPAVARLTGDSQVLLSTTLRAELVRHVDDCPICRRVAERVGAGAPWPGSGGVAAGALPLVPAPRTGVHAAMLRSARVRGRAGAPRFARTGFPLDPKDRAARRDRIRARAVTTTVVATVVAAPVLALWAAYRGAPSTGEPTGNASTRISASELQIPPAVDSHPYAAYENAGNTRTTGAEPRFTEGVQVPDVSVEVISSGAPPSPTTPGAPGRLTVTAASRAGVTLLELTASGGAPVDWRLWTDAPWLRASRTAGTLAPGESVTLRITVDPDAQPVGAWTARVGVDPSGAMVSISGRGRPAPQPSQTPPTDPTPTPQPPTPTPTPTPTPPTPTPKPTPTPTPTASEGTVSPAPAPSASS; from the coding sequence GTGAACAGCAGCAACCACGGAACCCCCGCGACACGCACCGGCGCACACCGGGCGCACGGGCGCACGCTCCCCGAGGGGGAGCAGGCGCCCTCCTCCCGCCACGAGCCGTACCTGGACGGCCTGTTCACGTACTGCCTGTCGGTCCTCTGCGACCACGACACCGCCACCGACGTGCTCGGCGAGGTCCTGGCCGTGGCCGAACGGCACCCCGGCCGCTGCCCCGACGAAGGAGACCGGCGGGCCTGGCTCTACGCCCTCGCCCGCTGGGCCTGTCTGCGCAGGCTCGCCGAACAGCGGCGCACCCGGCACGCCCCGGGCGGCGCGCACACCGCCCGGCGTGCGCCGGAGCACACCGCGAGCGGCCGCGCGCCGGGTGCGGCGACCAGACCGGGTGACGGGAGAGTGACGGGCGACGGGAGAGCGCCCGCCGGGCCGACCGCACCCGCCGCACCCGCCGACCTCCTCGACGTCAACGCGTACCGCCGGACCGAGCTGGCCCGGCTCGCCTGGCCCGAGGCCGCCGGGACCACCCCCGAGCAGCGCGAGGCCCTCGAACTCGCCGTCCGCCACCGCCTCACCGTCACCGAACTCGCCGCCGTCCTCGGCACCCCGGCCGCCGCCGCCCGCGACCTGCTCACCGGCGCCGCCTGCGAGGTCGAACGCACCCGCGCCGCGCTCGCCGTCGTCGAGACCGGCAACTGCCCCGCCGTCGCCCGGCTCACCGGGGACAGCCAGGTCCTGCTCTCCACCACCCTGCGCGCCGAACTCGTCCGCCACGTCGACGACTGCCCGATCTGCCGCCGCGTCGCCGAACGCGTCGGCGCCGGCGCCCCCTGGCCCGGTTCCGGCGGTGTCGCCGCCGGTGCCCTCCCGCTCGTCCCGGCGCCCCGGACCGGCGTGCACGCCGCGATGCTGCGCTCCGCCCGGGTCCGCGGCCGCGCCGGGGCCCCGCGCTTCGCCCGTACCGGCTTCCCCCTCGACCCCAAGGACCGGGCGGCCCGCCGCGACCGGATCCGGGCCCGGGCGGTCACCACCACCGTCGTCGCCACCGTCGTCGCGGCGCCGGTCCTGGCCCTCTGGGCCGCGTACCGCGGCGCGCCCAGCACCGGCGAGCCGACCGGCAACGCCAGCACCCGCATCTCCGCGAGCGAGCTGCAGATCCCGCCGGCTGTGGACAGCCACCCGTACGCCGCCTACGAGAACGCGGGCAACACCCGCACCACCGGCGCCGAGCCCCGCTTCACCGAAGGCGTGCAGGTACCGGACGTGTCCGTCGAGGTCATCAGCTCCGGCGCGCCCCCGAGCCCCACCACCCCCGGCGCCCCGGGCCGGCTCACCGTCACCGCCGCCTCCCGCGCCGGGGTCACCCTGCTCGAACTCACCGCGTCCGGCGGCGCCCCCGTCGACTGGCGGCTCTGGACGGACGCCCCCTGGCTCCGCGCGAGCCGCACCGCGGGCACCCTGGCCCCAGGAGAATCGGTCACCCTACGGATCACCGTGGACCCCGACGCCCAGCCCGTGGGCGCCTGGACCGCCCGGGTCGGCGTGGACCCGAGCGGCGCCATGGTCTCGATCTCCGGCCGCGGCCGCCCGGCCCCGCAGCCCAGCCAGACGCCGCCGACGGACCCGACCCCGACGCCGCAGCCCCCCACCCCGACGCCCACCCCGACCCCGACACCCCCCACGCCGACGCCCAAGCCCACCCCGACGCCGACGCCGACCGCGTCAGAGGGAACGGTTTCCCCGGCCCCCGCACCCTCTGCTTCTTCCTGA
- the radA gene encoding DNA repair protein RadA, translating to MAAARTSRSSAKDRPSYRCTECGWTTAKWLGRCPECQAWGTVEETGAPAVRTTAAGRVSTAAVPIGQVDGRQATARSTGVDELDRVLGGGLVPGAVVLLAGEPGVGKSTLLLDVAAKAASDEHRTLYVTGEESASQVRLRADRIRALSDHLYLAAETDLSAVLGHLDAVKPSLLILDSVQTIASPEIDGAPGGMAQVREVAGALIRASKERGMSTLLVGHVTKDGAIAGPRLLEHLVDVVLSFEGDRHARLRLVRGIKNRYGATDEVGCFELHDEGITGLADPSGLFLTRRAEAVPGTCLTVTLEGKRPLVAEVQALTVDSQIPSPRRTTSGLETSRVSMMLAVLEQRGRITALGKRDIYTATVGGVKLTEPAADLAVALALASAASDVPLPKNLVAIGEVGLAGEVRRVTGVQRRLAEAHRLGFTHALVPVDPGKVPAGMKVIEVADMGDALRVLPRGRSRTPAKSEG from the coding sequence ATGGCAGCAGCCCGTACATCCCGTTCATCCGCCAAGGACCGGCCGTCCTACCGCTGTACCGAGTGCGGCTGGACCACCGCGAAGTGGCTCGGCCGGTGCCCCGAGTGCCAGGCCTGGGGGACGGTCGAGGAGACGGGCGCGCCCGCCGTACGGACCACCGCGGCCGGCCGCGTGTCCACCGCCGCCGTACCCATCGGCCAGGTCGACGGGCGCCAGGCGACGGCCCGCTCCACCGGCGTCGACGAACTGGACCGGGTGCTCGGCGGCGGTCTCGTCCCCGGAGCGGTGGTGCTGCTCGCCGGGGAGCCCGGCGTCGGCAAGTCCACCCTCCTCCTGGACGTCGCGGCGAAGGCCGCGAGCGACGAGCACCGCACCCTGTACGTGACGGGCGAGGAGTCGGCGAGCCAGGTGCGGCTGCGCGCCGACCGGATCCGCGCGCTCAGCGACCACCTCTACCTCGCGGCCGAGACCGACCTGTCGGCGGTGCTCGGACACCTCGACGCGGTGAAGCCGTCGCTGCTGATCCTGGACTCCGTACAGACCATCGCCTCCCCCGAGATCGACGGGGCGCCCGGCGGCATGGCCCAGGTCCGCGAGGTCGCGGGGGCGCTGATCCGGGCCTCCAAGGAGCGCGGGATGTCCACGCTGCTCGTCGGCCACGTCACCAAGGACGGCGCGATCGCCGGTCCGCGGCTGCTGGAGCACCTCGTCGACGTGGTGCTCAGCTTCGAGGGCGACCGGCACGCCCGGCTGCGCCTGGTCCGCGGCATCAAGAACCGGTACGGCGCCACCGACGAGGTCGGCTGCTTCGAGCTGCACGACGAGGGGATCACCGGGCTCGCCGACCCGAGCGGGCTGTTCCTGACCCGGCGCGCGGAGGCGGTCCCCGGCACCTGCCTGACGGTGACGCTGGAGGGCAAGCGGCCGCTGGTCGCCGAGGTGCAGGCGCTGACCGTCGACTCGCAGATCCCCTCGCCCCGGCGGACCACCTCCGGGCTGGAGACCTCCCGGGTCTCGATGATGCTGGCCGTGCTGGAGCAGCGCGGCCGGATCACCGCGCTCGGCAAGCGGGACATCTACACCGCGACCGTCGGCGGGGTGAAGCTGACGGAGCCGGCCGCCGACCTGGCCGTGGCGCTGGCGCTGGCCTCGGCCGCCAGCGACGTACCGCTGCCGAAGAACCTCGTCGCGATCGGGGAGGTCGGGCTGGCCGGTGAGGTGCGGCGGGTGACGGGCGTACAGCGCAGGCTCGCCGAGGCGCACCGGCTCGGTTTCACGCACGCCCTGGTGCCGGTCGACCCGGGCAAGGTGCCCGCCGGGATGAAGGTCATCGAGGTGGCCGACATGGGGGACGCGCTGCGGGTGCTGCCGCGCGGCCGGAGCCGGACCCCGGCCAAGAGCGAGGGCTGA
- the disA gene encoding DNA integrity scanning diadenylate cyclase DisA — MAAKDGAAASGKSGAGSKQEALMRASLSAVAPGQQLRDGLERILRGNTGGLIVLGMDKSVESMCTGGFVLDVEFTATRLRELCKLDGALIVDKDITKILRAGVQLVPDASIPTEETGTRHRTADRVSKQCNFPVVSVSQSMRLIALYVDGERRVLEESGAILSRANQALATLERYKLRLDEVAGTLSALEIEDLVTVRDVTAVAQRLEMVRRIATEIAEYVVELGTDGRLLSLQLDELTVGIEQERELVIRDYVPEPTAKRSRTVDEALAELDSLTHAELLELATVARGLGYTGSPETLDSAVSPRGYRLLAKVPRLPGAIIERLVEHFGGLQKLLAASVDDLQTVDGVGEARARSVREGLSRLAESSILERYV; from the coding sequence GTGGCAGCCAAGGACGGGGCAGCAGCATCCGGGAAGTCCGGCGCAGGCAGCAAGCAGGAGGCCCTCATGCGGGCCTCGCTGAGCGCGGTCGCACCTGGTCAGCAGCTGCGTGACGGCCTGGAGCGGATCCTGCGCGGCAACACGGGCGGTCTGATCGTTCTCGGTATGGACAAGAGCGTCGAGTCGATGTGCACCGGCGGATTCGTGCTGGACGTGGAGTTCACCGCGACCCGGCTGCGCGAGCTGTGCAAGCTCGACGGGGCGCTCATCGTCGACAAGGACATCACCAAGATCCTGCGGGCGGGCGTCCAGCTGGTACCGGACGCGTCGATCCCCACGGAGGAGACGGGCACCCGGCACCGCACCGCGGACCGCGTCTCCAAGCAGTGCAACTTCCCGGTCGTCTCGGTCTCGCAGTCGATGCGGCTGATCGCGCTGTACGTCGACGGCGAGCGGCGCGTGCTGGAGGAGTCCGGGGCGATCCTGTCCCGGGCGAACCAGGCGCTGGCCACGCTGGAGCGGTACAAGCTGCGGCTCGACGAGGTCGCGGGCACGCTGTCCGCGCTGGAGATCGAGGACCTGGTGACGGTCCGCGACGTCACGGCGGTCGCGCAGCGGCTGGAGATGGTCCGGCGGATCGCGACCGAGATCGCCGAATACGTGGTGGAACTCGGCACCGACGGGCGGCTGCTGTCGCTCCAGCTGGACGAGCTGACCGTCGGGATCGAGCAGGAGCGCGAGCTGGTCATCCGGGACTACGTGCCCGAGCCGACGGCGAAGCGTTCCCGCACGGTGGACGAGGCGCTGGCCGAGCTGGACTCCCTCACCCACGCGGAGCTGCTGGAACTGGCGACGGTGGCGCGGGGGCTGGGGTACACGGGCTCGCCCGAAACCCTCGACTCGGCGGTGTCGCCCCGCGGGTACCGGCTGCTGGCGAAGGTGCCGAGGCTGCCGGGGGCCATCATCGAGCGGCTCGTGGAGCACTTCGGGGGGCTGCAGAAGCTGCTCGCCGCGAGCGTGGACGATCTGCAGACCGTCGACGGCGTCGGCGAGGCGCGGGCGCGGTCGGTGCGGGAAGGGCTGTCGCGGCTGGCGGAGTCTTCGATCCTGGAGCGCTACGTCTAG
- a CDS encoding phosphatase PAP2 family protein has translation MDSSDLYRDVTDFAHSTPGWVRSLAEVWTAYGLLVFGLLFLLVWWRARTRGDAAMALAVLAPLATAVAYVVSEVVKATVREERPCRAVPGALAPLIPCPAPGDWSFPSNHSVIAGAAAVALALAVRRLALLTVPLALLMAFSRVFVGVHYPHDVAIGLLLGASVGVLVVLALTGPVRRIIGSMRTSGVRAAVLFTGPGPAPEG, from the coding sequence ATGGACAGTTCCGACCTCTACCGAGACGTCACCGATTTCGCCCACTCCACGCCCGGCTGGGTGCGGTCCCTCGCCGAGGTGTGGACCGCCTACGGGCTGCTGGTGTTCGGCCTGCTCTTCCTCCTCGTGTGGTGGCGCGCGCGGACCCGCGGCGACGCGGCGATGGCCCTGGCCGTCCTCGCGCCGCTCGCGACGGCCGTCGCCTACGTCGTCTCCGAGGTCGTGAAGGCCACCGTGCGGGAGGAACGGCCCTGCCGGGCGGTCCCCGGCGCGCTCGCCCCGCTGATCCCGTGCCCGGCGCCCGGCGACTGGTCGTTCCCCAGCAACCACTCGGTGATCGCGGGCGCCGCCGCCGTCGCGCTGGCCCTGGCCGTGCGGCGGCTCGCGCTGCTCACGGTGCCGCTGGCGCTGCTGATGGCCTTTTCCCGGGTCTTCGTCGGGGTGCACTATCCGCACGACGTGGCGATCGGCCTGCTGCTGGGCGCCTCGGTGGGCGTCCTGGTGGTGCTCGCGCTCACGGGTCCGGTCCGTAGGATCATCGGCTCGATGCGGACGAGCGGGGTGCGCGCCGCCGTGCTGTTCACGGGTCCGGGGCCCGCGCCCGAGGGGTGA
- a CDS encoding A/G-specific adenine glycosylase, with translation MTASPESPAALSEEPTVPGAEAARALHSPVIAWFRENARDLPWRRPEAGPWGVMVSEFMLQQTPVARVLPVYEQWLARWPRPADLAAEAPGEAVRAWGRLGYPRRALRLHGAAVAITERHGGDVPKEHDRLLSLPGIGEYTAAAVASFAYGQRHAVLDTNVRRVFARTATGVEYPPNATTAAERRLARALLPEDEETAAGWAAASMELGALVCTAKNPDCARCPVAGLCAWRLAGKPAHEGPPRRGQTYAGTDRQVRGRLLAVLREAVGPVPRAALDAVWDEPVQRARALDGLVADGLVEPLTDGEGGVLATAYRLPLG, from the coding sequence ATGACTGCATCCCCCGAATCCCCCGCCGCCCTGTCCGAGGAGCCCACCGTGCCCGGCGCCGAAGCCGCCCGCGCGCTGCACTCCCCCGTCATCGCCTGGTTCCGCGAGAACGCCCGCGACCTGCCCTGGCGCCGTCCCGAGGCCGGTCCCTGGGGCGTCATGGTCAGCGAGTTCATGCTCCAGCAGACCCCGGTCGCCCGGGTGCTGCCGGTGTACGAGCAGTGGCTGGCCCGCTGGCCCCGCCCCGCCGATCTGGCCGCCGAGGCGCCCGGTGAGGCCGTACGGGCCTGGGGCCGCCTCGGTTATCCGCGGCGGGCGCTGCGCCTGCACGGCGCGGCCGTCGCCATAACGGAACGGCACGGGGGCGACGTACCGAAGGAGCACGACCGGCTGCTGTCGCTGCCCGGCATCGGCGAGTACACGGCCGCGGCGGTGGCCTCCTTCGCCTACGGACAGCGGCACGCGGTGCTGGACACGAACGTGCGCCGGGTGTTCGCCCGGACCGCGACCGGCGTCGAGTACCCGCCGAACGCCACGACCGCCGCCGAGCGGCGCCTGGCCCGGGCGCTGCTGCCGGAGGACGAGGAGACGGCGGCCGGGTGGGCGGCGGCCTCGATGGAGCTGGGCGCGCTGGTGTGTACGGCGAAGAACCCGGACTGCGCGCGCTGTCCGGTGGCCGGGCTGTGCGCCTGGCGGCTGGCGGGCAAGCCCGCGCACGAGGGTCCGCCGCGGCGCGGGCAGACGTACGCCGGTACCGACCGGCAGGTGCGCGGCCGGCTGCTGGCCGTGCTGCGCGAGGCGGTCGGGCCGGTGCCGCGGGCGGCGCTGGACGCCGTGTGGGACGAGCCGGTGCAGCGGGCCCGGGCGCTGGACGGGCTGGTGGCCGACGGTCTGGTCGAGCCGCTGACCGACGGAGAGGGCGGGGTGCTCGCCACCGCGTACCGGCTGCCGCTCGGCTGA
- a CDS encoding SigE family RNA polymerase sigma factor — protein MAHGEVLEFEEYVRTRQDALLRSARRLVPDPTDAQDLLQTALVRTYGRWDGIADKSLADAYLRRVMINTRTEWWRARKLEEVPTEQLPDASVEDGAEQRADRALLMDILKVLAPKQRSVVVLRHWEQMSTEETAAALGMSAGTVKSTLHRALARLRQELESRDLDMRALERGDHTMQYEGRERCAA, from the coding sequence ATGGCGCACGGCGAGGTACTCGAATTCGAAGAGTACGTACGCACTCGGCAGGACGCGCTGCTGCGCAGTGCCCGTCGCCTGGTCCCGGACCCCACCGACGCGCAGGACCTCCTGCAGACCGCCCTCGTGCGCACCTACGGCCGCTGGGACGGCATCGCCGACAAGTCCCTCGCCGATGCCTACCTGCGCCGCGTCATGATCAACACGCGGACCGAGTGGTGGCGCGCCCGCAAGCTCGAAGAGGTCCCCACCGAGCAGCTCCCGGACGCCAGCGTCGAGGACGGCGCCGAGCAGCGCGCCGACCGCGCCCTGCTGATGGACATCCTCAAGGTGCTCGCGCCCAAGCAGCGCAGCGTGGTCGTGCTGCGACACTGGGAGCAGATGAGCACCGAGGAGACGGCCGCGGCGCTCGGCATGTCGGCCGGTACCGTGAAGAGCACGCTGCACCGTGCCCTGGCACGCCTGCGCCAGGAGCTGGAGAGCCGGGACCTGGACATGCGCGCGCTGGAACGCGGTGACCACACCATGCAGTACGAGGGGCGGGAGCGGTGCGCGGCCTAA
- the cseB gene encoding two-component system response regulator CseB, translated as MAETHVLFVEDDDVIREATTLALERDGFVVTAMPDGLSGLESFRANRPDIALLDVMVPGMDGVSLCRRIRDESTVPVIMLSARADSIDVVLGLEAGADDYVTKPFDGSVLVARIRAVLRRFGHAGGPNGGGSGSDGDPDGERGVLSFGDLEVDTEGMEVRKAGAAVALTPTEMRLLLEFSSAPGTVLSRDRLLERVWDYDWGGDTRVVDVHVQRLRTKIGQDRIETVRGFGYKLKA; from the coding sequence ATGGCCGAGACCCACGTGCTGTTCGTGGAGGACGACGACGTCATCCGTGAGGCCACGACCCTGGCGCTGGAGCGCGACGGGTTCGTGGTCACCGCCATGCCCGACGGGCTCTCCGGCCTGGAGTCCTTCCGGGCGAACCGGCCCGACATCGCCCTGCTCGACGTGATGGTGCCCGGCATGGACGGCGTCAGCCTGTGCCGCCGGATCCGCGACGAGTCCACCGTTCCCGTGATCATGCTCTCCGCGCGCGCCGACTCGATCGACGTGGTCCTCGGGCTGGAGGCGGGCGCCGACGACTACGTCACCAAGCCCTTCGACGGCTCGGTCCTCGTCGCCCGGATCCGCGCGGTCCTGCGCCGCTTCGGTCACGCCGGGGGCCCGAACGGCGGAGGCTCCGGCTCCGACGGCGACCCGGACGGGGAGCGCGGGGTGCTGTCCTTCGGTGACCTGGAGGTCGACACCGAGGGCATGGAGGTCCGCAAGGCCGGGGCCGCGGTGGCGCTGACCCCGACCGAGATGCGGCTGCTGCTGGAGTTCTCCTCCGCGCCCGGCACCGTCCTGTCCCGGGACCGGCTGCTGGAGCGGGTGTGGGACTACGACTGGGGCGGCGACACCCGGGTCGTCGACGTCCACGTCCAGCGGCTGCGGACCAAGATCGGACAGGACCGGATCGAGACGGTCCGGGGCTTCGGATACAAGCTGAAGGCATGA
- the cseC gene encoding two-component system sensor histidine kinase CseC, giving the protein MRSFTFRTGIRWKITLAIAAVGALTALALSLVVHSAARVSMLESARDAQLERVQYASRTAETGRKPFMGAKLNDPDLPADLREKARSGRRGTYIQEKPKGNPEVWAAVPLGNGQVLSMHSGFQQSANMVRDLDRALVVGSLAVVIGSSALGVLIGGQISRRLRKAAAAAGRVALGDPQVRVRDAVGGVVRDETDDLARAVDAMADTLQQRLEAERRVTADIAHELRTPVTGLLTAAELLPPGRPTELVRDRAQAMRVLVEDVLEVARLDSASERAELQDVALGEFVGRRVAALMPEATVRIVADEIVSTDPRRLERILGNLLANAARYGRAPVQVDVEGRVVRVRDHGPGFPEALLREGPSRFRTGSTDRAGVGHGLGLTIAAGQARVLGARLTFRNVAAPGGVDREGEAAGAVAVLWLPEHAPTATGSFPVVRLPG; this is encoded by the coding sequence ATGAGGAGCTTCACCTTCCGCACCGGCATCCGCTGGAAGATCACCCTCGCCATCGCGGCCGTGGGCGCCCTCACCGCGCTCGCGCTGAGCCTGGTGGTGCACAGCGCTGCCCGGGTGTCGATGCTGGAGAGCGCCCGCGACGCACAGCTGGAGCGCGTCCAGTACGCCTCCCGCACCGCAGAAACCGGACGCAAGCCCTTCATGGGCGCCAAGCTCAACGACCCGGACCTGCCGGCCGACCTGCGGGAGAAGGCGCGCTCGGGGCGGCGCGGCACCTACATCCAGGAGAAGCCGAAGGGCAACCCGGAGGTCTGGGCCGCCGTACCGCTCGGCAACGGGCAGGTGCTGTCGATGCACTCGGGCTTCCAGCAGAGCGCCAACATGGTGCGCGACCTGGACCGGGCCCTGGTCGTCGGATCGCTCGCGGTCGTCATCGGCAGCTCGGCCCTCGGCGTCCTCATCGGCGGCCAGATCTCGCGGCGCCTGCGCAAGGCGGCGGCCGCCGCCGGGCGGGTCGCGCTCGGCGACCCGCAGGTCCGGGTGCGCGACGCGGTCGGCGGTGTCGTCCGGGACGAGACCGACGACCTCGCGCGGGCCGTGGACGCCATGGCGGACACGCTCCAGCAGCGGCTGGAGGCCGAACGCCGGGTGACCGCCGACATCGCGCACGAACTGCGCACCCCGGTGACGGGTCTGCTCACGGCGGCGGAACTGCTGCCGCCGGGCCGCCCGACCGAGCTGGTACGGGACCGGGCGCAGGCGATGCGGGTCCTGGTCGAGGACGTGCTGGAGGTGGCCCGGCTGGACAGCGCGTCCGAGCGGGCGGAGCTCCAGGACGTGGCGCTGGGCGAGTTCGTGGGGCGGCGGGTGGCCGCGCTGATGCCGGAGGCGACCGTACGGATCGTGGCGGACGAGATCGTGAGCACCGACCCGCGGCGCCTGGAGCGGATCCTGGGCAACCTCCTCGCCAACGCGGCGCGGTACGGGCGGGCCCCGGTGCAGGTGGACGTCGAGGGCCGGGTCGTGCGCGTCCGGGACCACGGGCCCGGTTTTCCCGAGGCGCTGCTGCGCGAGGGGCCGAGCCGCTTCCGGACCGGTTCGACGGACCGCGCGGGCGTGGGCCACGGGCTGGGCCTGACCATCGCGGCGGGCCAGGCGCGGGTGCTGGGTGCCCGGCTCACGTTCCGAAACGTCGCGGCGCCGGGCGGAGTTGACCGCGAGGGCGAGGCGGCGGGCGCGGTGGCGGTGCTGTGGCTGCCGGAGCACGCGCCGACGGCGACGGGCAGCTTCCCGGTCGTCCGGCTGCCGGGCTGA